A stretch of Desulfarculaceae bacterium DNA encodes these proteins:
- a CDS encoding MFS transporter: MPPARSAAGLQAVVFALVASAINSVYLTQPTLPLLSREFNASAPRVSLTVSMVTLGVCLAGLPFGVLADRWRIKPIITLGGIMVALCLAAGALSPSLEFLAGARFVQGLFVPALTSCLAAYLARSLPPQSLAITMGAYVSATVVGGLLSRLLPGIVLAGNWRLALSVGAGLVVVFTLVALFRLPAEGPRPPRHSGDLSYLGLLRSWPTLAPYLATFGSMFVFGGMFNYITFHLSAPPYLASTAFISLMYLTYLIGVIEGPLVGRLARRIGAGNTLALGAAVYMAAQVVCLLPSLTGVILGLCLVCAGHFIIHAGSQGMLNTRLHGSQGRANSLYVLVYYMGGWAGITCAGFFWNLARWQGVVLLGLTVLILPLSVGLVDARKEK; encoded by the coding sequence TTGCCCCCGGCGAGGAGCGCGGCCGGCCTCCAGGCCGTGGTGTTCGCCCTGGTGGCCTCGGCCATCAACTCGGTCTATCTGACCCAGCCCACCCTGCCCCTGCTCAGCCGGGAGTTCAACGCCTCGGCCCCTAGGGTTTCGCTCACCGTGTCCATGGTCACCCTGGGGGTGTGCCTGGCCGGGCTGCCCTTTGGGGTGCTGGCCGACCGCTGGCGCATCAAGCCCATCATCACCTTGGGCGGGATAATGGTGGCCCTGTGCCTGGCGGCCGGGGCTCTGAGCCCCAGCCTGGAGTTTTTGGCCGGAGCCCGCTTCGTGCAGGGCCTGTTCGTGCCCGCCCTCACCTCCTGCCTGGCCGCGTACCTGGCCCGCAGCCTGCCGCCCCAGAGCCTGGCCATCACCATGGGGGCCTATGTCTCGGCCACGGTGGTGGGCGGCCTGCTCAGCCGCTTGCTGCCCGGCATCGTGCTGGCCGGCAACTGGCGGCTGGCCCTGAGTGTGGGCGCGGGGCTGGTGGTGGTCTTCACCCTGGTGGCCCTATTTCGCCTGCCCGCGGAGGGGCCCCGCCCGCCGCGCCACAGCGGGGACCTGAGCTACCTGGGCCTGCTCCGCTCCTGGCCCACCCTGGCCCCTTACCTGGCCACTTTTGGCAGCATGTTCGTGTTCGGCGGCATGTTCAACTACATCACCTTCCACCTCTCGGCCCCGCCCTATCTGGCCTCCACCGCCTTTATCAGCCTGATGTACCTCACCTACCTCATCGGAGTGATCGAGGGGCCCCTGGTGGGCCGCCTGGCCCGGCGCATCGGCGCGGGCAACACCCTGGCCCTGGGCGCGGCGGTGTACATGGCCGCTCAGGTGGTGTGTCTGCTGCCCTCGCTGACCGGGGTGATCCTGGGGCTGTGTTTAGTGTGCGCGGGGCATTTCATCATCCACGCCGGGTCCCAGGGTATGCTCAACACCCGCCTGCATGGCAGCCAGGGCCGGGCCAACAGCCTCTATGTGCTGGTCTACTATATGGGCGGCTGGGCGGGCATCACCTGCGCCGGCTTCTTCTGGAACCTGGCCCGCTGGCAGGGAGTGGTGCTGCTGGGCCTGACCGTATTAATCCTGCCCCTTAGCGTGGGGCTGGTGGACGCGCGAAAGGAAAAATAG
- the tsaA gene encoding tRNA (N6-threonylcarbamoyladenosine(37)-N6)-methyltransferase TrmO, which translates to MGMEPIVYNPIGVLRTPFADPKGGPIQPRGADGAQGRAELLPELAPALADLEGFSHVILIYHCHRAAGFKPRVTPFLGREDHGLFSTRAPARPNPIGLSVVALEEVQGSTLLLRGVDMLDHSPLLDVKPYVPGFDHPDGEIRTGWLGQRAGEADTAKADDRFA; encoded by the coding sequence ATAGGCATGGAGCCCATCGTCTACAACCCCATCGGAGTGCTGCGCACCCCCTTCGCCGACCCCAAGGGCGGCCCCATCCAGCCCCGGGGCGCGGACGGCGCCCAAGGCCGGGCCGAGCTGTTGCCCGAGCTGGCCCCGGCCCTGGCCGACCTGGAGGGCTTCTCCCACGTGATCCTCATCTACCACTGCCACCGGGCGGCGGGGTTCAAGCCCCGGGTGACGCCTTTCCTGGGCCGCGAGGATCACGGCCTGTTCTCCACCCGGGCCCCGGCGCGGCCCAACCCCATCGGCCTGTCGGTGGTGGCCCTGGAGGAGGTGCAGGGCTCGACTCTGCTGCTGAGGGGCGTGGACATGCTGGACCACAGCCCCCTGCTGGACGTGAAGCCCTACGTGCCCGGCTTCGACCACCCGGACGGAGAAATACGCACCGGTTGGCTGGGCCAGCGGGCCGGCGAGGCAGACACGGCCAAGGCGGACGATCGTTTTGCCTAG
- a CDS encoding sugar transferase — MPFDVMEQGATREAPPEVKQTLAWAAGLPPLPDQPIKTPFLKRCFDIAFSGLILAATLPLFVAAMAAIALENRMRGQKGPLFYLEPRISQGREFHFRKFFIFKPEVIQRLHDEGKFIHTKFLEWDGVSLTKVGRILQKTYLDELPQMINIFVGDISVVGPRPVNLEVYQEALERGVLNWKVTRTGITGPYQSLKGHGLDRADQYLLDRSYIEILRHQPGNEVLRADLKMVGRTFLVMVRAQGL; from the coding sequence ATGCCCTTTGACGTAATGGAACAAGGCGCGACGCGCGAGGCGCCGCCCGAGGTCAAGCAGACCCTGGCCTGGGCCGCCGGCCTACCCCCCCTGCCCGACCAGCCCATCAAGACGCCCTTTCTCAAGCGCTGCTTTGACATCGCCTTCTCGGGCCTGATCCTGGCGGCCACCCTGCCCCTGTTCGTCGCGGCCATGGCGGCCATCGCCCTGGAGAACCGCATGCGCGGGCAAAAGGGGCCCCTGTTCTATCTGGAGCCGCGCATCTCCCAGGGACGTGAGTTCCACTTCCGCAAGTTTTTCATCTTCAAGCCCGAGGTGATCCAGCGCCTCCATGACGAAGGCAAGTTCATTCACACCAAGTTCCTGGAGTGGGACGGGGTGAGCCTGACCAAGGTGGGGCGCATCCTGCAAAAGACCTATCTGGACGAGCTGCCCCAGATGATCAACATCTTCGTGGGCGACATCAGCGTGGTGGGCCCCCGCCCGGTGAACCTGGAGGTGTACCAGGAGGCCCTGGAGCGCGGGGTGCTCAATTGGAAGGTGACCCGCACCGGCATCACCGGCCCCTACCAGTCGCTCAAGGGACATGGCCTGGACCGGGCGGATCAGTATCTATTGGACCGCAGCTACATCGAGATCCTGCGCCACCAGCCGGGCAACGAGGTGCTGCGCGCGGACCTGAAGATGGTGGGGCGCACCTTCCTGGTCATGGTCCGCGCCCAGGGGCTGTAG
- a CDS encoding AsmA family protein — MGKLFKILGIIVAALVLLVVLAITFVPMFMPWGSMLTGALEDSLGRKATVQEVSVSLWGGLKAQVKGLVVADKAAYGSRPLVKLDSLTVEADLMPLLARSLVVRQVEVKSLELSMVRGKDGRLNWRDLPKGKKDEHGRDRDRERRHEKDDDGHLVISSLQVVGSKLYLKNLANGMSSELPLEQLSLSSDLGLGGASGQLALAMPGLSVQSSAKSEGYGDSFVLKQGDLALKLDLAALAARLAPLYPGLKARGIIEMTGKASGPAKALAVQAQGQAKDLRLQTTAMGRRYFSLPGAVFMADMSLDLPGELADIKQAQFNAPEGGFAQSLKGVIGWGKSLGKSDALFEQRVDLAKLASLVSPLMPWTVKASGLASKRVRFKGAGPGVLEISGENQGKDIYIYCPPMPAPFKDAHMRAAYRFLIKDDPKELEIKQFDLDTAFAKLGITGKAEAKGDQAILRLMVVGDYLDLERLPMGAPRAKGEAAPHRTAKASPGAGSSGGKAAGGMGSGGGKAAPDPAQIRRDLQGVDAEAEVKLGLIKAAGYELKNLELKARIKDAKVEMELPHAIFLNGGLKMKAGVDFNPASPISILELKGEGLQVTPKVFRKLKQDLPLFALPLSGLSGVFFLDTAMKGEGLTSEALARSLKGDGSLVARDGVTIELAFLDEVAGLASLWQGALGQLPRRFGKFEAKYKIGGGVVNYDVALKAGDDEMDAQILGKTNLLDHALDATLKFDASTVGHTLRQFLAPDGTFPIKLGGTVEHPVPQLDLGAAPGAEKAVEGLIKGLFNK, encoded by the coding sequence ATGGGCAAGCTCTTCAAGATCCTCGGCATCATCGTGGCCGCCCTGGTCCTGCTGGTGGTGCTGGCCATAACCTTTGTCCCCATGTTCATGCCCTGGGGCTCCATGCTCACCGGGGCCCTGGAGGACAGCCTGGGCCGCAAGGCCACGGTGCAGGAGGTTTCGGTCAGCCTGTGGGGCGGGCTCAAGGCCCAGGTCAAAGGCCTGGTGGTGGCGGACAAGGCGGCCTATGGCTCGCGGCCCCTGGTCAAGCTGGACTCCCTCACCGTGGAGGCGGACCTCATGCCCCTGTTGGCCCGCAGCCTGGTGGTGCGCCAGGTGGAGGTCAAGAGCCTGGAGCTTTCCATGGTGCGGGGCAAGGACGGCCGCCTCAACTGGCGAGACCTGCCCAAGGGCAAGAAGGATGAGCACGGACGCGACCGTGACCGTGAGCGCCGCCACGAAAAGGACGACGACGGCCATCTGGTGATCAGCTCGCTCCAGGTCGTGGGCTCCAAGCTTTATCTGAAGAACCTGGCCAACGGCATGTCCAGCGAGTTGCCTCTGGAGCAGCTCAGCCTGTCCAGCGACCTGGGCCTCGGCGGGGCCAGCGGACAGCTTGCCCTGGCCATGCCCGGCCTTAGCGTGCAATCCTCGGCCAAGAGCGAAGGCTACGGCGACAGCTTCGTGCTCAAGCAGGGCGACCTGGCCCTCAAGCTGGACCTGGCCGCCCTGGCCGCGCGCCTGGCTCCGCTCTATCCCGGGCTCAAGGCGCGGGGCATCATCGAGATGACCGGCAAGGCCAGCGGCCCGGCCAAGGCCCTGGCGGTGCAGGCCCAGGGCCAGGCCAAGGACCTGCGCCTCCAGACCACGGCCATGGGCAGGCGCTACTTCAGCCTGCCCGGGGCAGTGTTCATGGCCGATATGAGCCTGGACCTGCCCGGCGAACTGGCCGACATCAAGCAGGCCCAGTTCAACGCGCCCGAGGGCGGCTTCGCCCAGAGCCTGAAGGGGGTCATCGGCTGGGGTAAGTCCCTGGGCAAGAGCGACGCCTTGTTCGAGCAACGGGTGGACCTGGCCAAGCTGGCCTCGCTGGTCTCGCCGCTGATGCCCTGGACCGTCAAGGCCTCGGGCCTGGCCAGCAAGCGGGTGCGCTTCAAGGGAGCCGGGCCGGGGGTGCTGGAGATAAGCGGCGAGAACCAGGGCAAAGACATCTACATCTACTGCCCGCCCATGCCCGCGCCCTTCAAGGACGCCCACATGCGCGCGGCGTACCGCTTCCTGATCAAGGACGACCCCAAGGAGCTGGAGATAAAGCAGTTCGATCTGGACACCGCCTTTGCCAAGCTGGGCATCACCGGCAAGGCGGAAGCCAAGGGCGACCAGGCCATCCTGCGCCTCATGGTGGTGGGCGACTATCTTGACCTGGAGCGCCTGCCCATGGGCGCGCCCCGGGCCAAGGGCGAGGCCGCTCCCCACCGCACGGCCAAGGCTTCGCCCGGCGCGGGCTCCAGCGGAGGCAAGGCCGCCGGCGGCATGGGCTCGGGCGGGGGCAAGGCCGCTCCGGACCCGGCCCAAATACGCCGCGACCTCCAGGGCGTGGACGCCGAGGCCGAGGTCAAGCTGGGCCTGATCAAGGCGGCAGGCTACGAGCTCAAGAACCTGGAGCTCAAGGCCAGGATCAAGGACGCCAAGGTGGAGATGGAGCTGCCCCATGCCATCTTCCTGAACGGCGGGCTCAAGATGAAGGCCGGGGTGGATTTCAACCCTGCCTCGCCGATCAGCATCCTGGAACTCAAGGGCGAGGGGCTCCAGGTCACTCCCAAGGTGTTCCGCAAGCTCAAGCAGGATCTGCCCCTGTTCGCCCTGCCTCTGTCGGGCCTGAGCGGGGTGTTCTTCCTGGATACGGCCATGAAGGGCGAGGGGCTCACCTCCGAGGCCTTGGCCCGCTCGCTTAAAGGCGACGGCAGCCTGGTGGCCCGCGACGGGGTGACCATTGAGCTGGCCTTCCTGGACGAGGTGGCCGGCCTGGCCTCCCTGTGGCAAGGCGCCCTGGGCCAGCTGCCTCGGCGTTTCGGCAAGTTCGAGGCCAAGTACAAGATCGGCGGCGGGGTGGTGAACTACGACGTGGCCCTCAAGGCGGGCGACGACGAGATGGACGCCCAGATCCTGGGCAAGACCAACCTGCTGGACCACGCCCTGGACGCCACCCTCAAGTTCGACGCCAGTACCGTGGGCCACACCCTCCGGCAGTTCCTGGCCCCGGACGGAACCTTCCCCATCAAGCTGGGTGGCACGGTGGAGCATCCGGTGCCTCAGCTCGACCTGGGCGCGGCTCCGGGGGCCGAGAAGGCGGTGGAGGGGCTTATCAAGGGATTGTTCAACAAGTAG
- a CDS encoding TonB-dependent receptor, whose translation MKFKQITWGMALALCLWAAPAMAEAPEQMAKAPAGKDYQVYQLGEVVVAGQGDEVNQTTDVYSITAEDISDSHALTVPQALSYAPGVVVSYGRKNEPSVSIRGFNQHEALILIDGVPYYETNYGKLNLNQLPTSMVARIDIIKGAASVLYGPNAMAGVINIITKKQGLKPSLDALAEIGEDGAYHLNASHGNSLGKFKYWINVDQREADGWYLSDDYSPSLGSTIKKPGGTTREVIQGEGERLNSGFNQTSVWGKMGLELAKDSAYYLSGYYIDSNWGMPPSTISNMVYPSRPAFSQYGTMSKYEDWGLDLSGEQGIAKNFALRGKLFYHNHMDDYTSYADKNYGEVIAVSRYKDYVAGGALFGDWEIVPQDTLRFSLHYRGDSHKQRDDSYLPFAESFSYTGSAGLQNDWKPWDNFAIIAGISYDWFNVTKAESVETDKSGNYTGTDDLETPGTSDSFNPMLGATYTFGDQTRLFGSVARKTRFPTLQQLFGSRSGNIELDPEHSTNFTLGVSRPFGKIFYGEASVFYNDIDDRISRDGPYPDSMYHNYSKVRMYGFELIGELNPWESLMIKVGYTFLKAKDESDDRVTDDVVNAPENKLDIKVQYTIPKLLTRLDFIGVYIGSQYSQLPTPSSPDTAVLDNSGYFLANFKLSQPLWDNFEVFGYVSNLLDKDYESDSGFPGEGRAFWAGIRTRF comes from the coding sequence ATGAAATTCAAACAAATTACTTGGGGAATGGCCTTGGCCCTTTGTCTGTGGGCCGCGCCGGCCATGGCCGAGGCTCCGGAGCAGATGGCCAAGGCCCCGGCGGGCAAGGACTACCAAGTCTATCAGCTGGGCGAGGTGGTGGTGGCCGGCCAGGGCGACGAGGTCAACCAGACCACCGACGTTTACTCCATCACCGCCGAGGACATCAGCGACAGCCATGCCCTCACCGTTCCCCAGGCCCTGTCCTATGCCCCGGGCGTGGTGGTGAGCTATGGCCGCAAGAACGAGCCCAGCGTGAGCATTCGCGGCTTCAACCAGCACGAGGCCCTGATCCTCATCGACGGCGTGCCCTACTATGAGACCAACTACGGCAAGCTGAACCTCAACCAGCTTCCCACAAGCATGGTGGCGCGCATCGACATCATCAAGGGCGCGGCCTCGGTGCTCTACGGCCCCAACGCCATGGCCGGCGTGATCAACATCATCACCAAGAAGCAGGGCCTCAAACCCTCCCTGGACGCCCTGGCCGAGATCGGCGAGGACGGCGCCTACCACCTGAACGCCTCCCACGGCAACAGCCTGGGCAAGTTCAAGTACTGGATCAACGTGGACCAGCGCGAGGCCGACGGCTGGTATCTCTCCGACGACTACAGCCCCAGCCTGGGCAGCACCATCAAGAAGCCAGGCGGCACCACCAGGGAGGTGATCCAGGGCGAGGGCGAGCGGCTCAACTCCGGCTTCAACCAGACCAGCGTATGGGGCAAGATGGGCCTGGAGCTGGCCAAGGATTCCGCCTACTACCTGAGCGGCTATTACATCGATTCCAACTGGGGCATGCCGCCCTCCACCATCTCCAACATGGTCTACCCCAGCCGCCCCGCCTTTTCGCAGTACGGCACCATGAGCAAGTACGAGGACTGGGGCCTGGACCTGAGCGGCGAGCAGGGCATCGCCAAGAACTTCGCCCTGCGCGGCAAGCTTTTCTATCACAACCACATGGACGACTACACCAGCTACGCGGACAAGAACTACGGCGAGGTGATCGCGGTAAGCCGCTACAAGGACTACGTGGCCGGCGGCGCCCTGTTCGGCGATTGGGAGATCGTGCCCCAGGACACCCTGCGCTTCTCCCTGCACTACCGGGGCGACAGCCACAAGCAGCGCGACGATTCCTATCTGCCCTTTGCCGAGAGCTTCTCCTACACCGGCTCGGCGGGCCTGCAGAACGACTGGAAGCCCTGGGACAACTTCGCGATCATCGCGGGCATCAGCTACGACTGGTTCAACGTGACCAAGGCCGAGAGCGTGGAGACCGACAAGAGCGGCAACTACACCGGCACCGACGACCTGGAAACCCCCGGCACCAGCGACAGCTTCAACCCCATGCTGGGGGCCACCTACACCTTCGGGGACCAGACCAGGCTCTTCGGCTCGGTGGCCCGAAAGACCCGCTTTCCCACCCTGCAACAGCTCTTCGGCTCTCGCAGCGGCAATATCGAGCTGGACCCGGAGCACAGCACCAACTTCACCCTGGGAGTGTCCCGCCCCTTTGGCAAGATCTTCTACGGCGAGGCCTCGGTGTTCTACAACGACATCGACGACCGCATCTCCCGCGACGGCCCCTATCCGGACTCCATGTATCACAACTACAGCAAGGTCCGCATGTACGGCTTTGAGCTCATCGGCGAGCTGAACCCCTGGGAGAGCCTGATGATCAAGGTGGGCTACACCTTCCTGAAGGCCAAGGACGAAAGCGACGACCGGGTGACTGACGACGTGGTGAACGCGCCCGAGAACAAGCTGGACATCAAGGTGCAGTACACCATCCCCAAGCTGCTCACCCGGCTGGACTTCATCGGGGTCTACATCGGCTCGCAGTACAGCCAGCTGCCCACTCCCTCCAGCCCGGACACCGCGGTGCTGGACAACAGCGGCTACTTCCTGGCCAACTTCAAGCTCAGCCAGCCTCTCTGGGACAACTTCGAGGTGTTCGGCTACGTGAGCAACCTCCTGGACAAGGACTACGAGAGCGATAGCGGCTTCCCGGGCGAGGGGCGGGCCTTCTGGGCCGGCATAAGGACGCGCTTCTAA
- a CDS encoding GAF domain-containing protein, with product MAGKKTDYFEALYQVAKVVNSSLDPKKVLGEIVKSVSQALGAKACAIRLLDHRRKELVMGAAHGLSQGYVRKGKVLVDKSGLDKQALSGGAVCLMDAQSDPAFQYGARAKAEGIRSICVLPLRAGRKTIGVIRVYSDKKREWTDQEVRFLEAAANLSAIALDNARLHRALKTDYNLLVAHEYRLDDN from the coding sequence ATGGCCGGCAAAAAAACCGATTACTTCGAGGCCCTGTACCAGGTGGCCAAGGTGGTCAACTCCTCCTTGGACCCCAAGAAGGTGCTGGGCGAGATCGTCAAGAGCGTGAGCCAGGCCCTGGGCGCCAAGGCCTGCGCCATCCGCCTGCTGGATCACCGGCGCAAGGAGCTGGTCATGGGCGCGGCCCACGGCCTGTCCCAGGGCTATGTGCGCAAGGGCAAGGTGCTGGTGGACAAGAGCGGCTTGGACAAACAGGCCCTGTCTGGCGGCGCGGTGTGCCTCATGGACGCCCAGAGCGACCCGGCCTTCCAGTACGGCGCCCGGGCCAAGGCCGAGGGCATCCGCTCCATCTGCGTGCTGCCGCTGCGTGCGGGGCGCAAGACCATCGGGGTCATCCGGGTCTACTCGGACAAGAAGCGGGAGTGGACCGACCAGGAGGTGCGTTTCCTGGAGGCGGCGGCCAACCTCAGCGCCATCGCCCTGGACAACGCCCGCCTGCACCGGGCCCTGAAAACCGACTACAACCTCCTGGTGGCCCACGAGTACCGCCTGGACGACAACTAA
- the gap gene encoding type I glyceraldehyde-3-phosphate dehydrogenase, which yields MVRIGINGFGRIGRQVVKAVLERHPDELQVVAINDLFDAETNAHLFKYDTNYGRWPGKVEAKKGAIVIDGSPLTSFAMRDPAQIPWDEVGVELVIEGTGLFRTGPLAEAHLEAGAKRVIITAPGKEVDLTVVMGVNHRDYRKTKHYIVSNASCTTNCLAPPAMVLHKKFGIVKGLMTTVHSYTNDQRILDLPHKDLRRARAAALNMIPTSTGAARALGLVIPELAGRFDGCSVRVPTPTVSLVDFTAQLAKPTDTKGLRAALKQAASRSLKGIMAVDEGHLVSMDLKGDPHSSIVDLEFTQVLEGDLAKVLAWYDNEWGYSCRVADLAAFMASKGL from the coding sequence ATGGTGCGCATCGGCATAAACGGCTTCGGCCGCATCGGACGCCAGGTGGTAAAAGCGGTCCTGGAGCGCCACCCCGACGAGCTTCAAGTGGTGGCCATCAACGACCTCTTCGACGCGGAAACCAACGCCCACCTGTTCAAATACGACACCAACTACGGCCGCTGGCCCGGCAAGGTGGAGGCCAAAAAGGGCGCCATCGTCATCGACGGCTCGCCCCTGACCAGCTTCGCCATGCGCGACCCGGCCCAGATCCCCTGGGACGAGGTGGGCGTGGAGCTGGTGATCGAGGGCACCGGCCTGTTCCGCACCGGGCCCCTGGCCGAGGCCCATCTGGAGGCCGGGGCCAAGCGGGTGATCATCACCGCCCCGGGCAAGGAGGTGGACCTCACCGTAGTCATGGGGGTGAACCACCGCGACTACCGCAAGACCAAGCACTACATCGTGTCCAACGCCTCCTGCACCACCAACTGCCTGGCCCCGCCGGCCATGGTGCTGCACAAGAAGTTCGGCATCGTCAAGGGCCTGATGACCACGGTGCACTCCTACACCAACGACCAGCGCATCCTGGACCTGCCCCACAAGGACCTCCGGCGGGCGCGGGCCGCGGCGCTGAACATGATCCCCACCTCCACCGGCGCGGCGCGGGCATTGGGGCTGGTGATCCCCGAGCTGGCCGGGCGCTTCGACGGCTGCTCGGTGCGCGTGCCCACCCCCACGGTGAGTCTGGTGGATTTCACCGCCCAGCTGGCCAAGCCCACCGACACCAAGGGCCTGCGCGCCGCGCTCAAGCAGGCGGCGTCCCGGAGCCTCAAGGGCATCATGGCCGTGGACGAGGGGCACCTGGTGTCCATGGACCTGAAGGGCGACCCGCACTCCTCCATCGTGGACCTGGAGTTCACCCAGGTGCTGGAAGGCGACCTGGCCAAGGTGTTGGCCTGGTACGACAACGAGTGGGGCTATTCCTGCCGGGTGGCGGACCTGGCCGCCTTCATGGCTTCCAAGGGGCTGTAG
- a CDS encoding STAS domain-containing protein has translation MNLDHKVLGDVLVVAPRHERLDASVAGSLKQKLRDFVEDGHHKVVLDLETVHFMDSSGLTVIISTLKALDGKKGELVVCGVDENLGSLFHLTRLDKVFRMFPDAAQATRALQS, from the coding sequence ATGAACTTGGATCACAAGGTCCTGGGCGATGTATTGGTGGTGGCCCCACGCCATGAACGCCTTGACGCCAGCGTGGCCGGTTCCCTCAAGCAAAAGCTCCGGGATTTCGTGGAAGACGGGCATCACAAGGTGGTGCTGGACCTGGAAACCGTGCACTTCATGGATTCCAGCGGCCTCACTGTGATCATCTCCACCCTCAAGGCCCTGGACGGCAAAAAGGGAGAGCTGGTGGTGTGCGGGGTGGATGAAAACCTGGGGTCCTTGTTCCATCTCACCCGCCTGGACAAGGTGTTCCGCATGTTCCCCGATGCCGCCCAAGCCACCCGCGCCCTGCAAAGCTGA